From the Macaca nemestrina isolate mMacNem1 chromosome 7, mMacNem.hap1, whole genome shotgun sequence genome, the window ACAAGGATCTGGAGTTTCTTTCCAGTCAGTCACAAGCACATCCCTTGGGGGCTAGAGAATTCAAGAGCCCTGACACATAGCCTACCACACACAGACTCAGAGTGCACTTTCACCCGCCTTTTCAACGCCTATTTGCCTCACTGTACAATGAGTAGTGACACTGgctctatttttaaatgtggaaactgaggcctagagagggtCAGgtcttgtccaaggtcacaggcACCTCTTGGTGGTGTTAAGAAGGTggggtgccgggcgcggtggctcacgcctgtaatcccagcactttgggaggccgaggcgggcggatcacaaggtcaggagatcgagaccacggtgaaaccccgtttctactaaaaatacaaaaaattagccgggcgcggtggcgggcgcctgtagtcccagctactcaggaggctgaggcaggagaatggcgtgaacccgggaggcggagcttgcagtgagccgagattgcgccactgcactccagcctgggcgacagagcgagactccgtctcaaaaaaaaaaaagaaggtggggTTTGGCGTCAGTCAGATGGATCAGCGCAATTACTGCCTCTAGGTGTGTCACCTTCACAAGGTTCTTTAACCTCTGGGGCCTCTTTCTTTTGCTAGAAAAGGTCGCTGATAACGCTTGTCCTCATGTCTCTTCAACTCAAGTCTGCTCTCTGGCAGCTCCCTATGTGGGGAGACCCCCAAGGAGACGTTGCGAGAAGTACAGAGTGCGGCGCGCCAGGACTCAAACTGTGGGCGCCCGACCGACGCACACGCGCAGCCCCACAACAATATCAGTATTTAATTTCCACTAGAGGCAGAACTGAGCCTAACCATCACCAGGCTCAAGCCGCCTACCCCAAGAGCGAGAACGGAACTGCCCGGCCTCCCGGAAAGAAGGGCGAAATATTTGGGCCAAGTACCCAGACTACCGAACCGGAGAGCTCCGGAAGAGGACGACCTGCGCCTGCGCACCGCTCTTGCTAAAAGACAGCCCGCCTCTCCCTCGGCAGTCCGCTTGTTTGCCACGGGCGGGGCTGCATCATCCGGCAGGGCGGAGCCCGGCCATGGCGACCGCGGAGCTCAGTGGGCGCGCGGTGCGGTTGTCTACCCCGGGACCCCGGCCTAGCGGGGCTCGGGACCGCGCGCCGGGAGCTGCGGGGCCACCCTCCGGGCAGATTGGTAATAGAGCCCTCCGTCTGGGGGAGCGCACCCCCGCGGCCGTGGAGAAGCGGGGGCCATACATGGTGACGCGCGCACCCTCCATTCAAGCCAAGCTGCGTGAGTGTGGCCCGATGGTCGTGAGAGGTCTGTCCCTGGGCGGGCGGCCACGTCCCCAGGGCGGGCTCCGGAGCTTCGCTGGGCCTCGGCCCCGGAGGGAAGGGGTTAGCTGCAGCCTGCTCCCGCCCCTTAAAATCCTTTCGGAAAGAGCGGCCTCCCAGCCTTCGGGAGACGCTGCGGAGTGGGGAAGACGCGGCTGACCCGGGCCCTTTAACTTCCAGAGAAGCACCGGGACCTGGCCAAGGCCGTTCTGCGGAGAAAAGGCATGCTGGGGGCCTCGCCGAACCGCCCAGACTCTTCAGGGAAAAGGTCTCAGCAGGCGCCACACCTCCTCTGTGCTAGCAGTTTTAGAGAAGGCTTTAATCCCCAGGACGGGAGACAGGGTGCTCTGGTTTAAGGCCGAGCTAGCGATTCCCCTGGTGCAACCTGTCAGGTTCactatctttaaaatgggaagagGAACAATCTCTTTTCCTTTAAGGATGTGACAGGATCAGAGAAAGAGCTTTGGAATAAGGGAGTTCTGTGAGTGCACGGGCTCATTCACTATCCTTCTCCTCCTCTGTTAGGGAGGAGAATGGTGGCTGGAGTCCCCAGGAATGAGGAGGAAGAGCAGTATGGGAACGGCTAgacctgtttttgtttgttttcaacagAATAGTAAACTCTCAGAGCTGAATAGAACCTTATTCAAtgcctccttttacagatgagggttGAAACTCGGAGAAGTGAAGGTTAACCCTAACCCTTTACCCAAAGGCTTGCAGTTTTTGTGTCCTCTGATTAAATAAGTGGGGAGAGGGTGCTTTTCCTAGTTCAGGCAAGGGGAGGTGTGCTTTTTTCCAAGACCTATAGGAGTATAATacaggccgagcgtggtggcttacgactgtaattccagcactttgggaagctgaggcgagtggatcacttgaggtcaggagttcgagaccagcctggccaacatggtgaaaccctgtttctattaaaaatacaaaattagctgggcacacctgtagtctatgctactcgggaggctgagacaggaaaatcatttgaacacagtaggtggagattacagtgagccgagatggcgccattacactccagcctgggtgacagggccagactctgactccaaaacaaaaacaaaaagaatgaggaC encodes:
- the LOC105490967 gene encoding protein FAM219B isoform X4, coding for MATAELSGRAVRLSTPGPRPSGARDRAPGAAGPPSGQIGNRALRLGERTPAAVEKRGPYMVTRAPSIQAKLQKHRDLAKAVLRRKGMLGASPNRPDSSGKRSVKFNKGYTALSQSPDENLVSLDSDSDGELESRYSSGYSSAEQVNQDVSRQLLQDGYHLDEIPDDEDLDLIPPKPMASSACSCCWLHLSNYDGS
- the LOC105490967 gene encoding protein FAM219B isoform X3 gives rise to the protein MATAELSGRAVRLSTPGPRPSGARDRAPGAAGPPSGQIGNRALRLGERTPAAVEKRGPYMVTRAPSIQAKLQKHRDLAKAVLRRKGMLGASPNRPDSSGKRSVKFNKGYTALSQSPDENLVSLDSDSDGELESRYSSGYSSAEVNQDVSRQLLQDGYHLDEIPDDEDLDLIPPKPMASSACSCCWCCLGDSSSCTLQ
- the LOC105490967 gene encoding protein FAM219B isoform X2, with the translated sequence MATAELSGRAVRLSTPGPRPSGARDRAPGAAGPPSGQIGNRALRLGERTPAAVEKRGPYMVTRAPSIQAKLQKHRDLAKAVLRRKGMLGASPNRPDSSGKRSVKFNKGYTALSQSPDENLVSLDSDSDGELESRYSSGYSSAEQVNQDVSRQLLQDGYHLDEIPDDEDLDLIPPKPMASSACSCCWCCLGDSSSCTLQ